Proteins found in one Crassostrea angulata isolate pt1a10 chromosome 3, ASM2561291v2, whole genome shotgun sequence genomic segment:
- the LOC128176068 gene encoding uncharacterized protein LOC128176068 isoform X1 — MGKPKTQNERRKQATKCIIRISSGKISGNMDKELDNENNKGVSDETKTYRKEDSLSLLNQDPVNDRAEHFCYFFGKNSPFSNFHPAKFVLDGMEYSCSEQYMMYQKAKLFNDEEEANNILKATDPFEMKRCGRRVKGFENDVWYKYCVGIVKKGVKAKFKQNPHLEKALIDTFPRILAEATPRGPLWGIGLGLSDPLIRNRNTWRGENWLGYLLTDVRNQIMEEKGMFSSVASGTQDADKGCN, encoded by the exons ATGGGAAAACCCAAAACTcaaaatgaaagaagaaaacaaGCTACGAAGTGCATCAT AAGGATTTCCTCAGGAAAAATCTCGGGTAATATGGATAAAGAGTTAGACAATGAAAACAATAAGGGGGTGTCTGATGAAACAAAAACATACCGTAAAGAAGACAGTCTATCTCTCTTAAACCAGGATCCAGTCAACGACAGGGCCGAGCACTTCTGTTATTTCTTCGGAAAAAACTCTCCATTTAGTAATTTTCATCCTGCCAAGTTTGTTTTGGATGGGATGGAATACAGTTGTAGTGAGCAATACATGATGTACCAAAAAGCAA AGCTTTTTAATGACGAGGAAGAAGCCAATAATATATTGAAAGCAACTGATCCATTTGAGATGAAGAGGTGTGGAAGAAGAGTAAAGGGCTTTGAAAATGACGTATGGTATAAATACTGTGTTGGAATCGTCAAGAAAGGAGTAAAGGCAAAA TTTAAGCAGAACCCACACTTGGAGAAGGCTTTGATAGACACGTTCCCGCGGATCCTTGCCGAGGCCACACCCCGAGGTCCCCTGTGGGGGATAGGACTTGGACTTAGTGACCCTCTAATAAGAAACCGGAATACCTGGCGAGGGGAGAATTGGCTGGGGTACTTACTTACGGACGTCAGGAATCAGATTATGGAAGAGAAGGGAATGTTTTCCTCGGTGGCCAGTGGAACTCAGGATGCGGACAAAGGTTGTAATTAA
- the LOC128176068 gene encoding uncharacterized protein F44E2.8-like isoform X2: protein MDKELDNENNKGVSDETKTYRKEDSLSLLNQDPVNDRAEHFCYFFGKNSPFSNFHPAKFVLDGMEYSCSEQYMMYQKAKLFNDEEEANNILKATDPFEMKRCGRRVKGFENDVWYKYCVGIVKKGVKAKFKQNPHLEKALIDTFPRILAEATPRGPLWGIGLGLSDPLIRNRNTWRGENWLGYLLTDVRNQIMEEKGMFSSVASGTQDADKGCN from the exons ATGGATAAAGAGTTAGACAATGAAAACAATAAGGGGGTGTCTGATGAAACAAAAACATACCGTAAAGAAGACAGTCTATCTCTCTTAAACCAGGATCCAGTCAACGACAGGGCCGAGCACTTCTGTTATTTCTTCGGAAAAAACTCTCCATTTAGTAATTTTCATCCTGCCAAGTTTGTTTTGGATGGGATGGAATACAGTTGTAGTGAGCAATACATGATGTACCAAAAAGCAA AGCTTTTTAATGACGAGGAAGAAGCCAATAATATATTGAAAGCAACTGATCCATTTGAGATGAAGAGGTGTGGAAGAAGAGTAAAGGGCTTTGAAAATGACGTATGGTATAAATACTGTGTTGGAATCGTCAAGAAAGGAGTAAAGGCAAAA TTTAAGCAGAACCCACACTTGGAGAAGGCTTTGATAGACACGTTCCCGCGGATCCTTGCCGAGGCCACACCCCGAGGTCCCCTGTGGGGGATAGGACTTGGACTTAGTGACCCTCTAATAAGAAACCGGAATACCTGGCGAGGGGAGAATTGGCTGGGGTACTTACTTACGGACGTCAGGAATCAGATTATGGAAGAGAAGGGAATGTTTTCCTCGGTGGCCAGTGGAACTCAGGATGCGGACAAAGGTTGTAATTAA
- the LOC128176065 gene encoding uncharacterized protein LOC128176065 codes for MASSAYSATEEITNANRISSLLMGPCTDQFRDLLRFYIEPSKFSEVIQKKKSIGCRSNMSVQSYKLILPKSGSYKGNYDDMDIALLYTLLRNICGIKEHRAGWGEKPQASDRSVSANIERIRLARNQCGHSTGGLLSNADFNQIWSSVRASVVDLDLELGNGNKYEKEVDFIRHDTMDPVRDQHYRDQLIKQATENQATIEEVNQLKRSLQDVCEQNTSIQTSIQDTQTRMLSFETRNIPLNIKKQHLKLLDSWQKEDLPFHEVHSFQDILEKVQSKTIVTIIGGPGSGKTAMIRHIALLLQTEFEIVPIACPSDIIQYGQEGEGCKQLFTFDDVMGVFGIERGKYIQLEDYKESILNVLGAQSKILFTCRKSLYKEAEELESFVLSKECIVDLEDNDNQLTDQDREHILENHCRHNDIIFPMESPTISSNVGKMMFPLLCKLFCSDSKYQALGMKFFENPKSHILREINLLQKHKRIQYAALVLCMFCQNRLTIHMLKKKEPRFMEIREVVFESCRVNGRNSEIQDALFNMENTFTSPTSNGYSLIHDSVYEVLAYHYGNKNQEDMLKYMSSSFVAKKIIINDSRDQTDDLLIKLREEHYKVFAERLLKDLTSLELHDVFMNKALKDGGVFCAFIDALKRISYPKIKELFFSKQEDTSKIVSRSRHVGDELEIRQTTDCELDRQNLLVGGVMVGENASTPNVRIISWVIYYGHSKLLQYLFEQILKNQESIQQVLSGYIPNDHEENDRNLTEQTRLLTLSCYSGNLEVVKLLLKHCDTECINNKSQYTCHMFYDHRYITPLTAACARGHQQVVDELIHHGASIDQQDEWGTTALYVAAESGHLSIVESLVKAGADVNACDMDDITPLFAASQTGYLSVVDFLLKHGGDCNKPDIYKMSPLYVAARNGNDSIVDLLIQHGANCNQSDMGGRSPLYAASRSGHMTVVEALINHGADVNRCSTDGKSPLSVALKHGQMAVANLLVKHGAKK; via the exons ATGGCTTCTTCAGCGTACTCTGCAACAGAAGAAATTACAAACGCCAATCGAATCTCTAGTCTTCTGATGGGGCCTTGCACAGACCAATTCAGAGATCTACTTCGTTTCTATATTGAACCCTCCAAATTTTCAGAAGTGATAcagaagaaaaaatcaattgGTTGTCGGTCTAATATGTCAGTACAAAGCTACAAGCTGATTCTACCCAAATCCGGTTCTTACAAAGGAAACTACGACGACATGGACATCGCTTTGTTGTACACCTTACTCAGAAACATTTGTGGGATAAAAGAGCACCGGGCTGGCTGGGGGGAAAAACCACAGGCCTCGGACCGATCGGTCTCGGCAAACATAGAGCGGATAAGACTGGCCAGAAACCAATGCGGCCATTCCACAGGAGGCCTTCTTTCAAATGCCGACTTTAATCAAATATGGTCGTCTGTCAGAGCGTCCGTTGTGGACCTCGATCTGGAACTGGGGAACGGAAACAAGTATGAGAAAGAGGTTGACTTTATCCGCCACGACACAATGGACCCAGTGAGAGACCAGCACTATAGGGATCAGCTGATAAAGCAGGCGACAGAGAATCAGGCGACGATTGAAGAGGTCAATCAACTCAAAC GTTCTTTGCAAGACGTGTGTGAACAAAACACATCAATTCAAACAAGTATACAAG ACACCCAAACCAGAATGTTATCTTTTGAAACCAGAAATATTCCACTCAACATAAAAA AGCAACACTTGAAACTTCTTGACTCCTGGCAGAAAGAAGACTTGCCTTTCCATGAAGTTCATAGTTTCCAGGATATTCTGGAAAAAGTTCAATCCAAAACAATCGTGACCATAATTGGGGGACCAGGATCTGGCAAAACAGCCATGATTCGACACATAGCTCTACTCTTACAGACGGAGTTTGAGATCGTCCCCATAGCTTGTCCTTCTGACATCATTCAGTATGGACAAGAGGGAGAGGGATGTAAACAGTTATTTacttttgatgacgtcatgggAGTATTTGGAATTGAAAGAGGAAAGTATATACAATTGGAAGAttacaaagaaagcattttaaatGTGCTGGGTGCACAATCAAAAATCCTGTTCACTTGTAGAAAATCTCTATACAAAGAGGCTGAAGAATTGGAGTCCTTTGTTCTGAGTAAGGAGTGCATTGTTGATCTGGAAGACAATGACAATCAACTGACTGACCAAGACAGGGAACACATCCTGGAGAATCACTGTAGGCATAATGATATCATATTTCCGATGGAAAGTCCCACAATCTCATCAAATGTAGGTAAAATGATGTTTCCACTTCTTTGCAAGCTATTCTGTTCCGATTCAAAATATCAAGCCTTGGGTATGAAGTTCTTTGAAAACCCTAAATCACACATACTCCGTGAGATAAACCTCTTACAGAAGCACAAGCGTATTCAATATGCAGCACTTGTACTTTGCATGTTTTGCCAAAACCGATTGACAATACACATGCTAAAAAAGAAAGAGCCACGGTTCATGGAGATCAGAGAAGTTGTGTTTGAAAGCTGCCGAGTGAATGGAAGGAATTCAGAAATCCAAGATGCTTTGTTCAATATGGAGAACACTTTCACATCCCCAACAAGCAATGGCTACTCGTTAATCCACGACTCAGTGTATGAGGTCTTGGCATACCATTATGGGAACAAAAACCAAGAGGATATGTTGAAGTACATGAGCAGCAGCTTTGTCGCCAAGAagattattattaatgataGCAGGGACCAAACAGATGATCTGTTGATCAAACTTAGAGAGGAACATTACAAAGTGTTTGCTGAGAGACTCCTCAAAGATTTAACATCTCTGGAACTGCACGATGTTTTTATGAACAAGGCTTTGAAAGATGGTGGTGTTTTTTGTGCATTTATTGATGCACTGAAGAGAATATCGTACCCAAAGATAAAAGAACTGTTCTTTTCTAAACAAGAGGACACTTCCAAAATTGTCTCCAGAAGCAGGCACGTTGGTGACGAGCTGGAGATCCGACAGACCACCGACTGTGAACTAGACCGACAAAATCTGTTGGTGGGAGGAGTGATGGTGGGGGAGAATGCATCAACGCCCAATGTCCGGATTATTAGCTGGGTTATCTACTATGGTCATAGCAAACTTCTCCAGTACCTTTTCGAACAAATACTTAAAAATCAGGAGTCAATTCAGCAAGTATTAAGTGGATATATACCAAATGACCACGAAGAAAATGATCGGAACTTAACTGAACAAACAAGACTTCTTACTCTTAGTTGTTACAGTGGGAATTTAGAAGTCGTGAAACTGTTGCTGAAACATTGCGACACAGAGTGCATCAATAACAAATCTCAGTACACATGCCACATGTTTTACGATCATCGATACATCACTCCCCTAACCGCTGCCTGTGCACGAGGCCACCAACAAGTGGTAGATGAGTTAATACACCACGGAGCTAGCATTGATCAGCAAGACGAGTGGGGCACCACAGCCTTGTATGTGGCGGCAGAATCCGGTCATTTATCCATTGTGGAGTCTCTGGTTAAAGCTGGTGCCGACGTCAATGCATGTGATATGGACGACATCACTCCTCTATTTGCCGCATCCCAAACTGGATATTTATCAGTTGTagactttcttctaaaacatgGGGGCGATTGCAACAAGCCGGATATATACAAAATGTCACCACTTTATGTGGCAGCACGGAATGGCAATGACTCCATCGTTGACTTGCTCATACAGCACGGCGCTAACTGCAATCAGAGCGACATGGGCGGCAGGAGTCCTCTGTATGCAGCATCAAGATCTGGTCACATGACTGTTGTGGAGGCTCTTATTAACCACGGTGCTGACGTGAATCGGTGCAGCACTGATGGCAAATCTCCACTCTCTGTCGCCTTAAAGCACGGACAAATGGCTGTCGCAAATTTACTAGTGAAACATGGCGCCAAGAAATGA